The Buteo buteo chromosome 5, bButBut1.hap1.1, whole genome shotgun sequence DNA segment TCACACCCCAGCCATTGGACTGGGCAAGCTTGCAGCTAGAAGATATAAACAGATAAAGCCTCACACCATCCCTGTTTGCTTAGCAGCCTTTGCTCTAGCTATGATGCCAAGTGGCAGGCATTCCTTGCTTTGGCAAGACAGAACTGCCCCTTGGTACCTCTTAGGATTACGTGACAACACAGTGATAAAGAGCTGCTTTTACACATGCTTAGACCCAGTAAAGTTGTTTGATATGCCTATAGGACTTCAAGACCACAAAAGGTACAGGTTTACTTGTCGATATCCTCTATTAGTTAACAATTGTTCTCCCTCACAGATGGCCAAGCAACAGATTTCTATTCCAATAACTCTGGTCTATATGTTCATCTCCCTCAATTAGACCATCACCCTCCCTGGCATTGCCAAGAGGGGAGAACTTACGCTTGCAGAGACTCTGTCACTGAGCCAATCTGGTTGACCTTAAGGAGGAGGCAGTTGCAGGATTTCTCCTCCACAGCCTTGGCAATACGCTTAGGATTGGTCACAGTCAGATCATCACCAACCACCTGGATGCCAACACTGCCAGTGAACTTCTTCCAGGCAGCCCAGTCATCCTGGTCAAACGGATCTTCAATGGACACCACTGTAGAGAGATACAAGGAGCTTTAAGACAATGCCACCCTGAAAGGTCTTGTTTGAAATCAGTGGCACCAAAGTGCTGCAGCCAAGTATTATCCACCTCCAAGAACATTCTTAAGACTCCTAAAAGGCTAGCTGTTTGTTCTGCTCTTGATCCCTCTTATAAGGGAGGCTGCACCCTAACTCCTTCCTTCAGCAATCAATCCCTACTCACCACTACTACCATGCTTCTTGTTGACAAACAACTTACAGGGGTAGTTCTTGACAAAGCCCTTGTACAGGTCAGCCAGCTGATCAGGAGAAATGTATCTGCTGGGATCATCAGGGGATTTGAAGTCCAGGTCATACTTTCCATCACGGTAGAACTCTGAGGCAGCCACATCCATGCCAATGACAACCTTTTCAGTGTAGCCAGCCTTGCTGATAGCAGTCTTCAGCAACTCCAAAGCTGAAACATGGAAGGGTACTTCTGAGTTCCCACCAAACATCTCAACTCAGGAGCTATTCATTTACCAGCAACACTACATTCACTTGGCAAAGAATCTTCATTACCCCCTAAAGAAAGCCCAAAGACCCCACAGAAGAGGTTCTTAAACTCTCCCACTTCTCAAGTAACTGGAACAAGATTTTACTTCTAATACTGCTTTTAGCTTTTAATACTCTTGAGATACCATTATGGGATTCATAATCTCTTCAGGCAGGACTACATGTCAGCCCAGAAAGCTTAATACTAGATGGTAATACATCCTCTTTCAGCTTTATGAACATGGGCAGGAAGTAGTGACTGCGCTTTAGTCCCTTTCAGCTCCAGATCACGTGTTGACCATGAAAGTGGTAAGCATCCAAACCTGACAGGCAATGTGATGCACAGCCTGCCTCTGCACAGGGCACCCTCTCTTTGCATCTACCCGTTTTCCACTTGCATGTTTATATGCAGGACTAGAACTACTCAGTAGACACATCTGAATACTACCCACTATGCTACCATGTTTGGCAGAGTCCAAGCAAGGAAATTCAGTATGGTCACAACCAGTAAGACCCTCCCAATCACCCCTGACTcaaagccaagcagctggaTCAACCAGGCTTTTTACAGTAGGAAGCTTAGATCAAGTGTTcttgttcagggtttttttgtgggtttgggttttggagagtttttgctttgtttttttgttttgttttgttttttaaaagatgttaatGTAGTCCACagtgcaaaagcagctgctgccagcaacACAAATTCCTTGGACTATAATGGTCATTCAAGGTCATATTCACTGATGTCTGCTAGGGTACAGACCTAGCAAGAGCTGCATGTGACTGTGGTATTCAGAAACACCCTGATTTCTGGTGCTGGCTCAGTACCTTCAGTGTCAGGCAAAACAGTTCAGAGGCCACCTTCAACAATAATATAACTAGCAGCTTTAAAGTAACAAGTAACTTAAGAGTTCTAGTACTCTACTGGCTTATTAGCAGCTTCATTTCTgctgaagaggcagaaaaacagctCTCCTGGTACAGTTTCTGTAGGAACAGGCATTTCACTTTCCACAAGACAAACTGCCTCCCTCCTCCAACAGGTTTCTGAACAGAACTGTTTGGCTGCAGAAGCAACAGAAGCTTCAACTTCCCAGGGAAGCCTTCGTGCACTCCCACACACTACCAGGCACAGATGaaactgttttcctcctttgtcaGCAGAACAACAAACGCCACTGAACTTAGACTACTGACTTCTGGGAAACCTGCAATGCATGCAGACATTCCCATACCACTTTTCAACTGGGAGGAGGTAAGATTCCCTTAAGCTGCTACAGGAATGAAACAGTAATGAGGTACTGAAGTCAAAGCCATCCTCTCAAGCTGCATAAACTGATGTTCAAGGGAATAGCTCTGTGATCCTGTACTGGACCACACCAGTGTGGCTTCTTGGAAAGTCTGTCAGAACAAGCAGagcaaagaaacagcagcaagtcCTACAACCTACTCATCTTGCTTTCCAGTCATACTGGACAGGTATGGTCTTCATTCTCTGGCTAACAGTTACACCTCCTCCCACACTTAGCTCATTCTTACcttctttattttccaggaTGTTGGGGGCAAAGCCACCCTCATCGCCCACGTTGGTTGCATCCTTGCCATACTTCTCCTTGATTACATTCTTTAGATTGTGATAGACCTCTGCACCAATGCGCATTGCCTCCTTGAAACTGTCAGCACCCACAGGGAGGATCATGAACTCCTGCATAGCCAGCTTATTGCCAGCATGGGAGCCACCATTGATCACATTGAAAGCCTTGGAGTAACCAAAAACAAAAGTCAAGTTAGAATGTTTCAGGGTAAATTGATACCAGCATTTATGTTAAGACTCTTCATTCTCTAGGAAACTTGATCCAAGACCACAAAGACATCATGAAGCACCTGGTCAGATCAAGTCTTGAGCTAGCCCTACCAAGAGACTTACAGGAACTGGAAGAATGACTTCTGCATTTCCAGCAAGGTCAGCAATGTGACGGTACAAGGGGACACCCTTCTCAGCAGCACCAGCTTTGCATACAGCCAGAGATACACCCAAGATGGCATTGGCACCAAATTTGGctgaaataagaagaaattttttacataaatgttAAGTCTTCATAAAGAGACTCAGCAATACCAGCACCACGGTCTTGATTATGGAAGCGCACAGCATATGCCATGCACTGCCCATTGTTTCTGATACGGCAAGATAGAATTCTATAAACCAAAATCCATCTTTTCACACCTCACTGCAACACAAAGCCTACTTACATTTGTTCTCTGATCCGTCCATTTCCAGCATCAGTTTGTCAATCTTTTCTTGCTCCACAACGTTGACATTCTGCAGAGAGAAGCAAGCAAAGCACTGCTTGACACCAAACATGGCTCTCCAAACTCTTACCTACccactgcattttttatttccctggcAGGCACCAAGACTTGCTTAAGGGCAACTACCAACAGCTGAAGAGACTAGTTCTTGTCATTATCACACAGCAGCATCTTCTGTAAGGCTACTGTGTCCCTTGACTTCCTGACATTTACACCACTATCTGCCTGGCATAGCATAGGAGAAAGGCCCAGTTTATGCCCCCTGCCCTTTCAGTGCAAGCTCAAAGACAACCAGCTTGATCACAACATACACACATTCATAACTTAATACATAATGTTTGGAATTGTGACTAAGCATGTGCAATCACTTTATGCATTAACACTTAGTTTTACACCATCCTTTCTAGCTAGCCATTAGTGCCCACAAAGCACATGGGAATCTCGCTCAAGCAGACTTTACTAAGATCCCCTCAGATTCCCCTCCAAATTAGCCAGCTTGGATAAAACCCAGTCCCTCCCCATCACTCAGCCACCCTTTTAAGCACAAAGCAGCTTGTATTTTAACTGCACACCACTGAAGTTCCCAGGTGCTTAAGTATTTTTGCACACAACACTAGGCTACTAGAGATTGTTTTGATTAAGTGTCAGATATGCAGCCATTAAGTAAAGCAATTCCTGTAGGTAAGTTTGTTCACATGCACTCCAATACACAGGCTAACACCCCCCACCTTGTAATACAGTTCCTGTAACTGTCTCTAGAGAGACAACCCATTAGTTAGGACACACTGGACCAGCATTAGCTCATGTTAGCAGAAGACAGATTGCTCCTACCTTGCTAATCAGTGCAGGTGCAATTGTTTTATTGACGTGCTCAACAGCTTTTGAGACACCTGGAAGGAACAAGCAAATCAGACACAGGTCAACCACACTGACTACACAGGCATTAGTAGGTGATCTcagtaacaataaaaatcaagaatACCACCTCATGCTAGTCAAACCCCAATCCAACCTGAGCTTACAGCCAAATCTGAACACTTATAGAGGTCACCTCAATTGAATGGAAGTTGCATGAAGTAAGCATCGTCTAGGAATGCCTGCTGCAATGTTAGTTTGCAAGACCATGCACTGGAGAAATTCATCCAAGTGACAAGGTTGCACTGAAAGCACATCCATTACCTGTGTACACAATGCTGTCCCCAGGAACTCGTTAACATATTTAACAGCTCTGGATACACCTGACAGAAGCGAAATGGACAAGAGAATCAAGGAAGAGATGAAGACTCAGCCAAAAACAAAGCCAGtcatgcaagaaaaagaaaaggacacaaATAGGTAAACAGACCTACAAGTCAGCAAGTGCCTGATACTGAGCAGCAGACTAGAAACAAAAGGGT contains these protein-coding regions:
- the ENO1 gene encoding alpha-enolase isoform X3, whose protein sequence is MLEMDGSENKSKFGANAILGVSLAVCKAGAAEKGVPLYRHIADLAGNAEVILPVPAFNVINGGSHAGNKLAMQEFMILPVGADSFKEAMRIGAEVYHNLKNVIKEKYGKDATNVGDEGGFAPNILENKEALELLKTAISKAGYTEKVVIGMDVAASEFYRDGKYDLDFKSPDDPSRYISPDQLADLYKGFVKNYPLVSIEDPFDQDDWAAWKKFTGSVGIQVVGDDLTVTNPKRIAKAVEEKSCNCLLLKVNQIGSVTESLQACKLAQSNGWGVMVSHRSGETEDTFIADLVVGLCTGQIKTGAPCRSERLAKYNQLLRIEEELGSKARFAGRNFRNPCIH
- the ENO1 gene encoding alpha-enolase isoform X2; this translates as MGWAIACRPRSRSVPVGGEAASGAEVRSGAAGPKVLKMSILKIHAREIFDSRGNPTVEVDLFTNKGLFRAAVPSGASTGIYEALELRDNDKTRYMGKGVSRAVKYVNEFLGTALCTQNVNVVEQEKIDKLMLEMDGSENKSKFGANAILGVSLAVCKAGAAEKGVPLYRHIADLAGNAEVILPVPAFNVINGGSHAGNKLAMQEFMILPVGADSFKEAMRIGAEVYHNLKNVIKEKYGKDATNVGDEGGFAPNILENKEALELLKTAISKAGYTEKVVIGMDVAASEFYRDGKYDLDFKSPDDPSRYISPDQLADLYKGFVKNYPLVSIEDPFDQDDWAAWKKFTGSVGIQVVGDDLTVTNPKRIAKAVEEKSCNCLLLKVNQIGSVTESLQACKLAQSNGWGVMVSHRSGETEDTFIADLVVGLCTGQIKTGAPCRSERLAKYNQLLRIEEELGSKARFAGRNFRNPCIH
- the ENO1 gene encoding alpha-enolase isoform X1; this encodes MGWAIACRPRSRSVPVGGEAASGAEVRSGAAGPKVLKMSILKIHAREIFDSRGNPTVEVDLFTNKGLFRAAVPSGASTGIYEALELRDNDKTRYMGKGVSKAVEHVNKTIAPALISKNVNVVEQEKIDKLMLEMDGSENKSKFGANAILGVSLAVCKAGAAEKGVPLYRHIADLAGNAEVILPVPAFNVINGGSHAGNKLAMQEFMILPVGADSFKEAMRIGAEVYHNLKNVIKEKYGKDATNVGDEGGFAPNILENKEALELLKTAISKAGYTEKVVIGMDVAASEFYRDGKYDLDFKSPDDPSRYISPDQLADLYKGFVKNYPLVSIEDPFDQDDWAAWKKFTGSVGIQVVGDDLTVTNPKRIAKAVEEKSCNCLLLKVNQIGSVTESLQACKLAQSNGWGVMVSHRSGETEDTFIADLVVGLCTGQIKTGAPCRSERLAKYNQLLRIEEELGSKARFAGRNFRNPCIH